One segment of Bradyrhizobium sp. CB2312 DNA contains the following:
- the cbiE gene encoding precorrin-6y C5,15-methyltransferase (decarboxylating) subunit CbiE: MADPWLTIIGIGEDGLDGLSEASRNALAKAETVFGGERHLALADVGSRGHPWPVPFDADVVLSCRGRPTAVLASGDPFWHGAGASLAEKLDAGEWIAHSALSTFSLAAARLGWRLETAACFGLHAAPFERLIPHLANDARILCLVRDGKAPGDLAKWLSERGWGASAFWTLAALGGPRESIVEHRADGFAGDLAEDLVAIALEARGGRGISRSSGLSDDLFVHDGQITKRPVRALALSALAPRAGERLWDVGAGSGSISVEWALCGGTAIAIEAREDRAANIRSNAAAFGLAHRITVVTGKAPEALAGQEVPDAVFIGGGLDRALFDAVWSRLSPGARLVAHSVTLETEALLGELHQRHGGELMRVEIAHAAPLGRYRSWEAARPVVQWSTVR, encoded by the coding sequence ATGGCTGATCCCTGGCTGACCATCATCGGTATCGGCGAAGATGGCCTTGACGGGCTGTCGGAGGCAAGCCGAAACGCGCTTGCCAAAGCGGAAACTGTTTTTGGCGGCGAGCGTCACCTCGCGCTTGCAGACGTTGGCAGCCGCGGCCACCCCTGGCCGGTGCCGTTCGATGCAGATGTCGTGCTGAGCTGTCGCGGCCGGCCGACGGCGGTGCTCGCTTCGGGCGATCCGTTCTGGCACGGCGCCGGCGCAAGCCTTGCCGAGAAGCTCGATGCAGGAGAGTGGATCGCGCATTCCGCGCTGTCGACCTTCTCGCTTGCCGCCGCGCGGCTAGGCTGGCGTCTCGAAACTGCTGCCTGTTTCGGCCTCCACGCCGCACCATTCGAGCGTCTCATTCCGCATCTGGCGAATGATGCTCGCATCCTCTGCCTCGTGCGTGACGGGAAGGCGCCCGGCGACCTCGCGAAATGGCTCAGCGAGCGCGGATGGGGCGCCTCGGCGTTTTGGACGCTCGCCGCGCTCGGTGGGCCGCGCGAAAGCATCGTTGAACATCGCGCCGACGGCTTTGCGGGCGATCTCGCCGAAGATCTGGTCGCAATTGCCCTCGAGGCGAGAGGCGGGCGTGGCATTTCCCGCAGCTCCGGACTTTCGGACGATCTCTTCGTCCACGACGGCCAGATCACCAAGCGGCCGGTGCGCGCGCTCGCGCTCTCGGCGCTGGCGCCGCGTGCCGGGGAACGGCTGTGGGATGTCGGCGCCGGTTCGGGCTCGATCTCGGTGGAGTGGGCGCTGTGCGGGGGAACGGCGATCGCGATCGAGGCGCGCGAAGACCGCGCGGCGAACATCCGCAGCAATGCAGCCGCATTTGGACTGGCGCATCGGATCACCGTCGTTACGGGGAAGGCGCCTGAAGCTCTTGCTGGCCAAGAGGTGCCGGATGCCGTCTTCATCGGCGGTGGTCTCGATCGCGCGTTGTTCGATGCTGTCTGGTCTCGTCTCTCGCCGGGTGCGCGGCTCGTTGCGCATTCAGTCACGCTTGAGACGGAAGCGCTGCTCGGCGAGCTGCATCAGCGCCATGGCGGCGAGCTGATGCGGGTCGAGATCGCGCATGCAGCCCCGCTCGGCCGCTATCGCTCCTGGGAGGCAGCGCGGCCGGTTGTGCAGTGGAGTACAGTGCGATGA
- a CDS encoding cobalt-precorrin-6A reductase — MIRALILGGTADASVLAAEIARTQIDAVYSYGGRTRTPADQPLPTRIGGFGGVSGLADYIRSEAITHVIDATHPFAAEMSHNAVAACAETGTPLIALERPPWTKVPGDNWIEIRDVNAAVAALPDAPANVFLAIGRQHIAPFASKPQHAYTLRFVDPPEAPLPFAADVIVSRGPFTLEGELEMLRGRGIAWIVARNSGGDGARAKIDAARRLSLPVVMISRARLPERPCVESVAEVMEWLGHSTRLGA; from the coding sequence ATGATACGCGCCCTCATACTGGGCGGAACTGCCGATGCGAGCGTGCTCGCGGCGGAGATCGCGCGCACACAGATCGACGCCGTCTATTCCTACGGCGGCCGCACCCGCACGCCCGCCGATCAGCCGCTGCCGACCCGCATCGGCGGGTTCGGCGGCGTCAGCGGGCTCGCCGACTATATCCGCAGCGAGGCCATCACGCATGTGATCGACGCGACGCATCCCTTCGCCGCCGAGATGAGCCACAACGCGGTTGCGGCGTGCGCCGAGACCGGCACGCCGCTGATTGCGCTCGAACGTCCACCCTGGACGAAAGTGCCCGGCGACAACTGGATCGAGATTCGCGACGTCAATGCGGCGGTCGCCGCGCTGCCCGACGCGCCGGCAAACGTGTTCCTTGCCATCGGCCGCCAGCACATCGCCCCGTTCGCGAGCAAGCCGCAGCATGCCTACACGCTGCGGTTCGTCGATCCGCCCGAGGCGCCCCTGCCCTTCGCAGCCGATGTGATCGTGTCGCGCGGACCGTTTACGCTCGAGGGCGAGCTCGAGATGCTGCGCGGTCGCGGCATCGCCTGGATCGTTGCCCGCAATTCCGGCGGCGACGGCGCCCGCGCCAAGATCGACGCCGCCCGCAGGCTCAGCCTGCCCGTGGTGATGATCTCGCGAGCGCGGCTGCCCGAACGGCCTTGCGTGGAGAGCGTGGCCGAGGTGATGGAGTGGCTCGGTCATTCTACCCGCCTCGGCGCATAG
- the cobJ gene encoding precorrin-3B C(17)-methyltransferase, with protein MTGTLTIAGLGPGSDALVTPEVSAALAAATDILGYAPYVARVPLRPGLTLHPSDNREELQRAGDALRLAAEGGHVVVVSSGDPGVFAMASAVFEALEQAPQYQKLPIRVLPGITAMLAAAARAGAPLGHDFCAINLSDNLKPWAVIEKRLRLSAEADFSIAIYNPRSASRPEGFGRALAVLRDAGCSDRLVIFARAISSAEEKIETVTLNEATPEMADMRTLVIIGNSQTRRVGRWVYAPRRVE; from the coding sequence ATGACGGGCACGCTAACCATCGCGGGCCTCGGGCCGGGCAGCGATGCGCTGGTGACGCCCGAGGTCTCCGCCGCGCTTGCCGCCGCGACCGATATTTTGGGCTATGCGCCCTATGTCGCGCGCGTGCCGCTGCGGCCGGGACTTACGCTGCATCCGTCGGATAATCGCGAGGAGTTGCAGCGTGCCGGCGACGCCTTGCGGCTTGCCGCCGAAGGCGGCCACGTCGTTGTCGTGTCCTCCGGCGACCCCGGCGTGTTCGCGATGGCCTCGGCCGTGTTCGAGGCACTGGAGCAGGCGCCGCAATATCAAAAACTGCCGATCCGCGTGCTGCCCGGCATCACCGCGATGCTGGCGGCGGCGGCGCGCGCCGGCGCGCCGCTCGGCCATGATTTCTGTGCGATCAATCTCTCCGACAATCTCAAGCCCTGGGCGGTGATCGAGAAACGCTTGCGGCTCTCGGCCGAAGCCGACTTTTCGATTGCGATATACAATCCGCGCTCGGCGAGCCGGCCGGAGGGATTTGGTCGTGCGCTCGCAGTTTTGAGGGATGCTGGTTGTAGCGACCGCCTCGTCATCTTCGCGCGCGCGATCAGCTCGGCTGAGGAGAAGATCGAGACTGTCACGCTGAACGAAGCGACGCCTGAAATGGCCGACATGCGCACGCTGGTGATCATCGGCAACTCGCAGACGCGCCGTGTCGGCCGCTGGGTCTATGCGCCGAGGCGGGTAGAATGA
- a CDS encoding precorrin-2 C(20)-methyltransferase, whose protein sequence is MGRIICCGLGPGDPDLMSVRADRTVRGAKHVAYFRKKGRPGQARRIVEGMLAADVTEYPMEYPVTTEIAFDSPEYVQLLAGFYDEWVERLARLARAVDVVVLCEGDPYFYGSFMHLHMRLQGRVEIEVIAGIPGMVGCWNGVGQPIALGDDVTTVLMGTLPEDELERRMRDSDALVIMKTGRNLAKVRRALASAGRLDDAWLVERGTMPGERVVRLAEIDAADCPYFAIVLVHGKGRHLDAAE, encoded by the coding sequence ATGGGACGCATCATCTGCTGCGGTCTCGGCCCCGGTGATCCTGATTTGATGAGCGTGCGCGCTGATCGCACGGTGCGCGGCGCCAAGCACGTCGCCTACTTCCGCAAGAAGGGCCGGCCCGGCCAGGCGCGGCGCATCGTCGAGGGCATGCTGGCGGCCGACGTCACCGAATATCCCATGGAATATCCGGTCACGACAGAAATTGCCTTCGACAGCCCTGAATACGTTCAGCTGCTCGCCGGTTTCTACGACGAATGGGTCGAGCGCCTCGCACGGCTTGCGCGTGCGGTTGACGTTGTCGTGCTCTGCGAGGGCGATCCCTATTTCTACGGCTCCTTCATGCATCTGCACATGCGCCTGCAGGGCCGCGTCGAGATCGAGGTGATCGCGGGCATTCCCGGCATGGTCGGCTGCTGGAACGGCGTGGGCCAGCCGATCGCGCTCGGCGACGACGTGACGACGGTGCTGATGGGCACGCTTCCCGAGGATGAGCTCGAACGCCGCATGCGCGATTCCGATGCGCTGGTCATCATGAAGACCGGGCGCAATCTCGCAAAGGTGCGCCGTGCGCTCGCATCCGCCGGGCGGCTCGATGATGCCTGGCTGGTCGAGCGCGGCACCATGCCCGGCGAGCGCGTGGTGCGGCTCGCCGAGATCGATGCCGCCGATTGTCCTTACTTTGCTATCGTGCTGGTGCACGGCAAGGGCCGGCATCTGGACGCGGCCGAATGA
- a CDS encoding precorrin-8X methylmutase, producing MPHIYETDGAAIYRQSFATIRAEADLARFTPDEEQVVVRMIHAAGMVGLEAHIRFTPGMATAARAALQKGAPILCDARMVSEGITRARLPAANAVICTLGDEAVPALAQSMRNTRSAAALELWRPHLEGAIVAIGNAPTALFHLLNMLEDQSCPRPAAIIGCPVGFVGAAESKAALMADPPVPALTVEGRLGGSAITVAAVNALASRSE from the coding sequence ATGCCGCACATTTACGAAACCGACGGCGCGGCGATCTACCGGCAGTCCTTTGCGACCATCCGGGCCGAAGCCGATCTTGCGCGGTTCACACCCGACGAGGAGCAGGTCGTGGTGCGGATGATCCATGCCGCGGGCATGGTCGGGCTGGAAGCGCATATCCGTTTCACGCCGGGCATGGCGACCGCCGCGCGCGCCGCCTTGCAGAAGGGCGCGCCGATCCTGTGCGACGCGCGCATGGTCTCGGAAGGGATCACGCGCGCCAGACTGCCTGCGGCCAACGCTGTGATCTGCACGCTCGGCGACGAGGCCGTTCCGGCGCTGGCACAGTCCATGCGCAACACGCGCTCGGCCGCCGCGCTCGAGCTCTGGCGCCCGCATCTCGAAGGCGCGATCGTTGCGATCGGCAATGCTCCGACCGCGCTGTTCCATCTGCTCAACATGCTGGAGGACCAAAGCTGTCCGCGGCCCGCGGCGATCATCGGCTGCCCGGTCGGTTTTGTCGGCGCGGCCGAGTCCAAGGCGGCGCTGATGGCGGATCCGCCGGTGCCGGCGCTGACGGTCGAGGGCCGCCTCGGCGGCTCCGCGATCACGGTTGCCGCCGTGAACGCGCTCGCGAGCCGGAGCGAATAG
- the cobG gene encoding precorrin-3B synthase yields the protein MSASMVKGWCPGALRPMQSGDGLVVRVRPFGGRLEANQIAGLAELAERHGNGLIDVTSRANLQIRGVSEESHRPLIDGLARLQLLDPDADIEARRNILVTPFWTAGDETQALAAELEEALADSALDLPTKFGFAIDDGKSRVLAGDSADVRIERDHGGHLLVRADGARFGCSVARGEAVNAALALAGWFIASGGAKGGRGRMAAHIAAGAALPAALRGETEPAPVMAASRPGHYPHGALVGVAFGQMLHTTLHQFSGCGHALRMTPWRMVLSEGKREMPTAAGLITEPHDPALRVIACSGAPRCREAHADTRALAAALAPRIALDTKLHVSGCAKGCARSGASPVTLVATSAGFDLVRNGSTRDEPVLRGLNCADIVSDPSILVGGH from the coding sequence ATGAGCGCATCGATGGTCAAGGGCTGGTGCCCCGGCGCGCTGCGCCCGATGCAATCGGGCGATGGGCTCGTGGTCCGCGTGCGACCGTTCGGCGGACGGCTCGAGGCAAACCAGATCGCCGGGCTTGCCGAGCTCGCCGAGCGCCACGGCAACGGTCTCATCGACGTGACCAGCCGCGCCAACCTCCAGATCAGGGGTGTGAGCGAGGAGAGCCATCGGCCGCTGATCGACGGCCTTGCGCGGTTGCAATTGCTCGATCCCGACGCTGACATCGAAGCCCGCCGCAACATCCTGGTGACGCCGTTCTGGACTGCCGGTGACGAGACGCAGGCGCTTGCCGCGGAGCTTGAAGAAGCGCTCGCCGACAGCGCGCTCGATCTTCCCACCAAATTCGGCTTCGCCATCGACGACGGCAAGTCGCGTGTGCTCGCCGGCGATTCCGCCGACGTGCGGATCGAGCGCGATCACGGCGGCCATCTGCTGGTGCGGGCCGATGGCGCAAGGTTTGGCTGTTCCGTCGCGCGCGGAGAGGCGGTGAATGCGGCGCTTGCGCTCGCAGGCTGGTTCATCGCCTCCGGCGGCGCGAAGGGCGGACGTGGGCGCATGGCCGCCCACATCGCGGCCGGCGCGGCATTGCCCGCGGCCTTGCGCGGCGAGACCGAGCCGGCGCCCGTGATGGCGGCGTCGCGGCCCGGCCATTATCCGCATGGCGCCCTGGTCGGCGTTGCGTTCGGGCAGATGCTGCACACCACGCTGCATCAGTTTTCCGGTTGCGGTCATGCGCTACGCATGACGCCATGGCGGATGGTGCTGAGCGAAGGCAAGCGCGAGATGCCGACCGCGGCTGGCCTCATCACCGAGCCTCACGATCCGGCGCTGCGCGTGATCGCCTGCAGCGGCGCGCCGCGCTGCCGCGAAGCGCATGCCGACACGCGCGCGCTGGCGGCCGCGCTGGCACCGCGCATCGCCCTCGACACGAAGCTCCATGTCTCCGGCTGCGCCAAGGGCTGCGCCCGCTCCGGAGCGTCGCCGGTGACGCTGGTTGCGACCAGCGCCGGCTTCGATCTCGTGCGGAACGGCTCGACCCGCGACGAGCCGGTCCTGCGCGGCCTGAACTGTGCCGACATCGTCAGCGATCCCTCCATTCTGGTCGGAGGGCACTGA
- the cobN gene encoding cobaltochelatase subunit CobN, whose translation MHVVFRESRGLEETATPRDIGQDPADLVVLSYSDSDLAAFAAGWRRGRSSLPSLRLANLAELRHPLSVDTYIERTLSQARGILVRLIGGESYWPYGLAALQQLAKDRNIVLAVLPADGRDDTRLDAYSTLLVSTLRRLKVLCDTGGPVAAQAAIAQLALASGLYAGPVVGEMTVPEMGFYDPARGVIAAPASGEGKPLALVTFYRSYLTAADTGPIDALIAALCEKGFDAYGVFVTSLKAPGAADWLREHLAQHPPAAIVNATAFSAVGDDGTTPFDAAPCPVFQVALSTARREDWAESLRGLSPGDLAMHVVLPEVDGRLFTGVVSFKSAAERDPDLQFSHLAHRPDEERVKAVAARVAAWRSLAKTPAGEKRLAIVLSNYPGRPHQIAHAVGLDALASVEALVSDLAATGFDVAPVHLLGETLLKQHLTWSVADYRAALARLPQTLQDDLAQAWGAPEADPSCRDGAFHFAAIQCGQSIIAVQPERGDVTTRDSDYHDLARTPRHGYVAFYLWLREQGIDAVVHMGAHGTLEWLPGKSVALSSQCWPEALIGDLPVIYPFIVNDPGEAAQAKRRIGAVTIGHLPPPLEQSTVPEGLRRLERLLDEYSTADGLDPARRQRLIAAIRDEARAAGLEDDLGLDASAAPAEAIPRIDRFVCDLKESQFGDGLHVFGRGACGEAERDALRAALAGQRVAPGPSGSPYRGRQDVLPTGRNLFAVDPRAVPTPSAHAQGVKLAEELLRRHLQDHGNWPNGLVVDLWGSATMRTAGEEFAMALHLAGLAPRWDHASGRVTGYDIIAPAELGRPRIDVTLRVSGLFRDVFSGLAQLFEAASEALASRVEEGDENPYRQRASRVFAPRPGQYGVGLSAIPDAFTQETRDSAGEAWLSASSWAFSADGEIKPDRAGIEQRLASADAFVHVQDLPETDLLLAADYAAHEAGVAAAAAHLGAAGPSLYHLDTTRPEQPHARTLTEEISRVVRARAANPTWIAGMMRHGFRGAAEIAATLEHMAAFAHLAGAVPPHLFDLYYDATLGDADVRAFMAHENPAALAAMEICFTRLHEASLWRTRRNSIAAALREAS comes from the coding sequence ATGCACGTCGTCTTCCGAGAGAGCCGGGGTCTCGAGGAGACCGCGACGCCAAGAGACATCGGCCAGGACCCGGCCGATCTCGTGGTGCTCTCGTACTCGGATTCCGACCTTGCCGCGTTCGCGGCAGGCTGGCGGCGCGGCCGGAGCAGCCTGCCGTCGCTGCGGCTCGCCAATCTCGCGGAGCTGCGTCATCCGCTCTCGGTCGACACCTATATCGAGCGCACGCTGTCGCAGGCGCGCGGCATTCTGGTGCGTCTGATCGGCGGCGAGTCCTACTGGCCCTATGGCCTTGCGGCTCTGCAACAGCTCGCGAAGGATCGCAACATCGTGCTGGCGGTGCTGCCGGCCGACGGCCGCGACGACACGCGGCTCGATGCCTACTCGACCTTGCTGGTCTCGACGCTGCGGCGGCTGAAGGTGCTCTGTGACACCGGCGGTCCCGTTGCAGCCCAAGCCGCGATTGCTCAGCTCGCGCTGGCCTCGGGCCTCTATGCCGGTCCAGTCGTCGGCGAGATGACCGTGCCCGAAATGGGCTTTTATGATCCCGCGCGTGGTGTCATTGCCGCGCCGGCGTCGGGCGAGGGGAAGCCGCTCGCGCTGGTGACGTTCTATCGCTCTTATCTCACTGCCGCTGACACCGGTCCGATCGATGCCCTGATCGCTGCGCTGTGCGAGAAGGGCTTTGACGCCTATGGCGTGTTCGTCACCTCGCTGAAGGCCCCGGGCGCTGCGGACTGGCTGCGGGAGCATCTCGCACAGCATCCTCCGGCTGCGATCGTCAATGCGACGGCGTTCTCTGCCGTGGGCGACGACGGCACGACGCCGTTCGATGCCGCGCCGTGTCCGGTGTTCCAGGTCGCGCTCTCCACCGCGCGGCGCGAGGACTGGGCAGAATCGCTGCGCGGCCTCTCGCCGGGCGACCTCGCGATGCATGTCGTGCTGCCCGAGGTTGACGGCCGTCTGTTCACGGGCGTCGTGAGCTTCAAATCGGCGGCGGAGCGCGATCCGGATCTGCAATTCTCGCATCTGGCGCATCGGCCGGACGAGGAACGCGTGAAAGCTGTCGCCGCGCGCGTTGCGGCCTGGCGTAGCCTCGCGAAGACGCCGGCCGGCGAAAAGCGGCTGGCGATCGTGCTCTCGAACTATCCGGGCCGTCCGCACCAGATCGCACATGCCGTTGGTCTCGATGCGCTGGCGTCGGTCGAGGCCTTGGTGTCCGACCTCGCGGCGACCGGCTTCGATGTTGCGCCGGTCCATCTGCTCGGCGAGACGCTGCTGAAACAGCATTTGACCTGGAGTGTCGCCGATTATCGCGCCGCGCTCGCGCGCCTGCCGCAAACCCTGCAGGACGATCTCGCGCAAGCCTGGGGCGCGCCGGAGGCTGATCCGAGCTGCCGCGACGGTGCGTTTCATTTCGCAGCCATCCAATGCGGCCAATCGATCATCGCGGTCCAGCCGGAGCGCGGCGATGTGACCACGCGCGATTCCGACTATCACGATCTCGCCCGCACGCCGCGCCACGGCTATGTCGCGTTCTATCTTTGGCTCCGCGAGCAGGGGATTGATGCCGTCGTGCACATGGGCGCGCACGGGACGCTGGAATGGTTGCCGGGGAAATCCGTGGCGCTGTCGTCGCAATGCTGGCCGGAAGCGTTGATCGGCGATCTCCCCGTCATCTATCCCTTCATCGTCAACGATCCCGGCGAGGCTGCGCAGGCCAAACGGCGCATAGGTGCTGTCACCATCGGCCATCTGCCGCCGCCGCTGGAGCAATCCACGGTGCCGGAAGGTTTGCGCCGGCTTGAACGCCTGCTCGATGAATATTCGACCGCCGATGGTCTCGATCCCGCCCGTCGCCAGCGCCTGATCGCGGCGATCCGTGACGAGGCCCGTGCGGCGGGCCTCGAAGACGATCTCGGTCTCGATGCATCGGCTGCGCCGGCCGAAGCCATTCCGCGCATCGACCGCTTCGTCTGCGATCTCAAGGAAAGCCAATTCGGCGATGGCCTGCACGTGTTTGGTCGCGGCGCCTGCGGTGAGGCGGAGCGGGACGCGCTGCGCGCCGCGCTCGCTGGGCAGCGCGTCGCGCCGGGGCCGTCGGGTTCGCCCTATCGCGGACGTCAGGACGTGCTGCCGACGGGGCGCAATCTGTTCGCCGTCGATCCGCGCGCGGTGCCGACCCCGTCGGCACATGCGCAGGGGGTAAAACTCGCTGAAGAACTGCTCCGTCGCCATTTGCAGGATCACGGCAACTGGCCGAACGGCCTCGTGGTCGACCTCTGGGGCTCGGCGACGATGCGCACCGCGGGCGAGGAGTTTGCGATGGCGCTGCATCTGGCCGGTCTCGCGCCGCGCTGGGATCACGCCTCCGGCCGCGTCACCGGCTACGACATCATCGCGCCGGCCGAGCTCGGGCGTCCCCGCATCGACGTGACGCTGCGTGTGTCGGGCCTATTCCGTGATGTCTTTTCGGGCCTCGCGCAATTGTTCGAGGCGGCATCCGAGGCGCTCGCATCGCGCGTCGAAGAGGGCGACGAGAATCCGTACCGCCAGCGCGCCTCGCGCGTGTTCGCGCCGCGGCCCGGACAATACGGCGTTGGCCTCTCGGCGATCCCCGATGCTTTCACGCAAGAGACGCGCGATTCCGCCGGCGAAGCCTGGCTGTCGGCATCGTCCTGGGCATTCTCCGCCGATGGCGAGATCAAGCCCGATCGCGCCGGCATCGAGCAGCGACTGGCATCCGCCGATGCCTTCGTTCACGTCCAGGATTTGCCGGAGACCGATCTGCTGCTCGCCGCCGACTATGCCGCGCACGAAGCCGGCGTCGCGGCGGCTGCCGCGCATCTCGGCGCGGCCGGACCTTCGCTCTATCACCTCGACACGACGCGCCCCGAGCAGCCGCATGCGCGCACGCTGACGGAAGAGATTTCGCGCGTGGTTCGCGCGCGCGCGGCTAACCCAACCTGGATCGCCGGCATGATGCGTCACGGTTTTCGCGGGGCCGCCGAGATCGCCGCGACACTCGAGCACATGGCGGCTTTCGCGCATCTGGCCGGCGCCGTGCCGCCGCATCTGTTCGATCTCTATTATGACGCGACGCTTGGCGATGCCGACGTTCGCGCCTTCATGGCCCACGAAAACCCGGCGGCGCTCGCCGCCATGGAGATCTGCTTCACGCGCCTGCACGAGGCCTCGCTCTGGCGAACGCGCCGCAATTCGATCGCGGCTGCGCTGCGGGAGGCGTCATGA
- the cobW gene encoding cobalamin biosynthesis protein CobW produces the protein MNSLAKVPVTVVTGFLGSGKTTLIQHLLSNANGKKLAVLVNEFGSEGVDGEILKSCADANCPEENIVELANGCICCTVADDFIPTMEQLLARPVRPDHILIETSGLALPKPLLKAFDWPEIRSRITVDGVIALADAEAVAAGRFAPDPDAVEAQRAADENLDHETPLSEVFEDQIACADIVLLTKADLAGAAGIEAAKAAITAEMPRRVPMLPVTDGAIDARVILGLGAAAENDLAARPSHHDGEEGHEHDDFASVVIDLPEVADVDALVASVQKLAREQNVLRAKGYIAVAGKPMRLLLQAVGERVRHQFDKPWGAGLRQSKLVVIGEHGDIDEAAIKAGLGV, from the coding sequence ATGAACTCGCTCGCAAAAGTCCCTGTGACGGTGGTCACCGGCTTCCTCGGCTCCGGCAAGACGACGCTGATCCAGCATCTGCTCAGCAATGCCAATGGCAAGAAGCTCGCGGTGCTCGTCAACGAGTTCGGCAGCGAGGGCGTCGATGGTGAGATTTTGAAGTCCTGCGCCGACGCCAACTGCCCGGAGGAGAACATCGTCGAGCTCGCCAATGGCTGCATCTGCTGCACCGTCGCCGACGATTTCATTCCGACCATGGAGCAATTGCTGGCGCGGCCGGTGCGGCCCGATCACATCCTGATCGAGACCTCGGGCCTCGCTCTGCCAAAGCCGCTGCTGAAGGCGTTTGACTGGCCGGAGATCCGCTCGCGCATCACCGTCGACGGCGTGATCGCGCTCGCCGATGCCGAGGCCGTTGCCGCCGGTCGCTTTGCGCCGGACCCGGATGCGGTCGAAGCCCAGCGCGCGGCGGACGAGAATCTCGATCACGAGACGCCGCTGTCGGAAGTGTTCGAGGACCAGATCGCCTGCGCCGATATCGTGCTGCTGACCAAGGCGGATCTGGCCGGCGCCGCCGGCATTGAAGCCGCCAAGGCCGCGATCACCGCCGAGATGCCGCGCCGTGTGCCGATGCTCCCCGTCACCGACGGCGCGATCGATGCGCGCGTCATCCTCGGGCTTGGCGCTGCCGCGGAGAACGATCTCGCCGCGCGCCCCTCGCATCATGATGGCGAGGAGGGGCACGAGCACGATGATTTCGCATCGGTCGTGATCGATCTTCCGGAAGTCGCCGACGTCGATGCGCTGGTCGCCTCGGTGCAGAAGCTGGCGCGCGAGCAGAACGTGCTGCGCGCCAAGGGCTATATCGCGGTCGCGGGCAAGCCGATGCGCCTGCTGTTGCAGGCCGTCGGCGAGCGCGTGCGCCACCAGTTCGACAAGCCCTGGGGCGCAGGTCTCAGGCAGTCGAAGCTCGTCGTGATCGGCGAGCATGGCGATATCGACGAGGCCGCGATCAAGGCGGGATTGGGAGTCTGA
- a CDS encoding DUF1636 domain-containing protein has translation MTVTLHVCITCRAGQTLGEGETTPGKRLHGAILEAGVPEGVRVVPVECLSACSQGCSVALSAPGRWSYVYGRLSDANAQDVIAGAAAYAAAPDGLVPWRSRPEIFRKQSLARIPPIAVLPEAAE, from the coding sequence ATGACCGTCACACTTCACGTCTGCATCACCTGCCGCGCCGGCCAGACGCTTGGCGAGGGCGAGACGACGCCCGGCAAGCGCCTGCACGGCGCGATCCTCGAGGCCGGCGTGCCGGAGGGCGTCCGCGTGGTTCCCGTCGAATGCCTGTCTGCATGCAGCCAGGGCTGTTCGGTCGCGCTCAGCGCGCCGGGGCGCTGGTCCTATGTCTATGGCCGCCTGTCGGATGCGAATGCGCAAGACGTGATCGCCGGTGCTGCGGCCTATGCGGCCGCGCCCGACGGCCTCGTGCCCTGGCGCAGCCGGCCCGAAATCTTCCGCAAGCAGTCGCTTGCGCGCATTCCCCCCATTGCCGTGTTGCCGGAGGCCGCCGAATGA
- the cobO gene encoding cob(I)yrinic acid a,c-diamide adenosyltransferase encodes MTPEPDTQTAEETDARHAQKMAKKKAARDKIIATKSGEKGLIIVHTGAGKGKSSSAFGMIVRCVAHGFPCAVVQFIKGAWDTGERRLLTGHFGELCQFHAMGEGFTWETQDRARDIAAARAGWEKAKELISDENLRMVVLDEINIALRYDYLDIAEVVEFLTTSKPPMTHVVLTGRNAKDELIEIADLVTEMTLVKHPFRSGIKAQAGVEF; translated from the coding sequence ATGACGCCTGAACCGGATACCCAAACAGCTGAGGAAACCGACGCCCGGCACGCCCAGAAAATGGCGAAGAAGAAGGCCGCCCGCGACAAGATCATCGCGACCAAGAGCGGCGAGAAGGGCCTCATCATCGTCCACACCGGCGCCGGCAAGGGCAAGTCGTCGTCGGCCTTCGGCATGATCGTCCGCTGCGTCGCCCATGGCTTCCCCTGCGCGGTCGTGCAGTTCATCAAGGGCGCCTGGGACACCGGCGAGCGGCGCCTGCTCACCGGCCATTTCGGCGAGCTCTGCCAGTTCCACGCCATGGGCGAAGGTTTTACCTGGGAGACGCAGGACCGGGCCCGCGACATCGCGGCCGCCCGCGCCGGCTGGGAGAAGGCCAAGGAGCTGATATCAGATGAGAACCTGCGCATGGTCGTGCTCGACGAGATCAACATCGCGCTGCGCTACGACTATCTCGATATCGCCGAGGTGGTCGAATTCCTGACGACCTCGAAGCCGCCGATGACGCATGTCGTGCTCACCGGACGCAACGCCAAGGACGAGCTGATCGAGATCGCCGATCTCGTCACCGAGATGACGCTGGTCAAGCATCCGTTCCGCTCCGGCATCAAGGCGCAGGCCGGCGTCGAGTTCTGA